Below is a genomic region from Brassica oleracea var. oleracea cultivar TO1000 chromosome C9, BOL, whole genome shotgun sequence.
CACGTATTTCTCTGATTTAGTCGAGTGTTGGGGTTTGAAAAAAGATCCACGGCCACGACCATGGCCTCGTCCGAATGAGCCACAGTCCCGTCCATGGTCTCGACCATTTCCTCGCCCGTGGCCAAAGGGTCTTCGACCGCGGCCACGTTCGTTCGATTTGTCTCGACCACAGCCATGCTGGCCGTTTCCTTGGACGTGGTTGGACTCTTTGTTGTCCTCTGTAGCGTGTGCATCAGGTAGTGGAGCTGATCCAAGTGGTCTCGTCTGACTATTTCTCATTAGTAATTCATTGTTCTGCTCAGTGAGCAAGAGACAAGAAATAAGATTAGCATAGGTTTTGAAACATTTTTCTCCGTACTGTTATTGTAACAACACATTGCTTGCATGGAAAGTGGAAAAGGTTTTCTCAAGCATATCATGTTCCGTAATATTTTCACCACACAATTTCATTTTAGAAATAATCTAAAACAGTGCAGAGTTATATTCGTCCACAGGCTTATAGTCTTGGATCCTCAGATTTGTCCAATAAAATCGAGCTTTTGGTAAGATCACCGTTCTCTGGTGATCATATCTAGTGGATTCTCAATGGTTAGGTATTGATCTTTGAGACTCTCAGCTAGATGATGACGAATATGGTTCTGTAACGATCCTTTTCATTGGTATTATTGTTCTCGGTGATAAACTCACCGAGTCTCTTGGATTTCATGATGATCTTTGCATCGAGCGCCCACTAAAGGTAATTGTTTCCAAATAGATTTAGGGCAGCGAAATCAAGGTTGTTGATTTTCGATATCTGAAGTTATAGATTAATATTTTTAGATCTTTTAGGAATAGTTTTTAATGTTTAAACGATTAGGGTTTTATGTTCAAACAATCAAACAAGCCTTCACAGCCAAGATCTATGCCTCACGGCCAATGAGCAAGCCGCACGGCCATGGATGCAAACTAGTTCGTTTTTATGCATTTAGATTGTCGTGTAATTGCAATCCTAACATGGTTTGTTTATATCAGTTCATGATGCAATCAAAACAAGCAAACCTATCGGCCAAGCAAAGATCAAGCCACACATCTATTTGATTCAATTCAACACCCTTCCTAGAATAAGTTCTAATTGTAATTGCAATCAATCAATGTGATTAAGTTATGGTATGAATGCAACAAGGCCACACGGCCACGAGTATGATCAAGTCTAGAACAGTTTAACCTAATATGTAGTTTCAGATTTCGATTTTAAAATAATCTAAACTAGGTCATTAGGGTTTTAGTTTAAACAAGCCAAACAATCAGATTCGAGTTTGAACAATCCTAACAATAGTTCTAGGTGATCAAATCAACCAATCAATGTTCAATTTCAAACAATCAAAATCGATTTTCAAAATTAGGGTTTTAGGGTTTTGATTTTATTAACAAGCAATTTCAATTTCAGGATGATCAAATTCAATCTCAATCAATCAATCAATCANNNNNNNNNNNNNNNNNNNNNNNNNNNNNNNNGCTTTCATCTTAGAGATTATATTTTAGGGTTTCATTCTTTACAATCAACCAAATTCGATTCATTATGTTCTTGGAATTCGAAATACCTTTAGTTTAGTTGTTTGTAGAAACCGGACCACCAAGAATGAACCTCAAGCTTAGACACGATCGGGACGCGAGCTGGCTGGGACGCGAGCTGTACACGAGCAGTCTTGGACGCGAGCTGGAACGGAGTCGTGAACGGGTTAGGNNNNNNNNNNNNNNNNNNNNNNNNNNNNNNNNNNNNNNNAACAGATTAGGGTTCGTCGGTATCGTCGGGTTCGGATTAGGGTTCCAAAGCAAATCGGCGCGCACTGTATATGTGCGTGAGGGCGCGTCGGTGGTCAGATCGACAAGCGGTTTTCACTGACTGATTCGTCTCGGCAAGGGATTCGATTTGATATCTTGATCGTTTTCTGGGTCCTCACGGTTTGGGAGAACGGACTCTTCGAAGTTCCAAGGCATATTCCTTTTCATTTAGGGTTTTAGGGTTTTAGCGATTTGGTTTTAGGCTCAGGGTGTTAGAGGCTATCGTGCTTATAACGTGTTATGAACTTAAGGGTTAGGAATCTGTAAGTTGTGTGTATTATTACTCAATCATAACGTGTCCTTATATACGAGAGTTACAAAGAGATAAAAGGAAAGACATAAATATAGAAAATGTACAAATATAAGGAAAAGGAAATAGAGTTTTATTTTCTTTAAAGCCTAATCCGCCTCTCTCTCCTCTTCATGCGGCCGCCTCTCTCTCTCTAAGGTTGGGCCGTCCCTCTCTCTCTTGGTATTAGGCCGGTTATAGACCGGACCGGTTATAGACCGGGCCGGTTATGGACATCCATCGTATGGTTTATAACATATACTCCCTCTGGATTTAAATGTATGATGTTTAAAGTTTTACACACATATTAAGAAACAATAAATACACTATTTTAATTGTTATTTTTTGGTTATATCAATAAAGTTTCACCACTCATAATTTTACTTTTTAATTTATGTTTAAATTTTAAAAATAAATACATTAATTATATCTCAAAACATCATACATTTATATACAAAATAAAAAGATAGAACATCATACATTTGTATCCGGAGGGAGTATATAATATTGACGCAGGTTAAATCCAAATTTACATACACAAAATGGTCATCAGCGCAAAATCAATAATACTAAACTAATACTTATACGCGAATTTTTTTTCAATACGTAGTAAAGTTTACTGGCCAAACCGAATGGATACTTTAGTTTATGGGTTAAATTACATATTGCTAGCGTGTATGAAAGGAGTTTTGGAATTAACCCTCTAACCGGCCGGTACGAATAAATTAACTACTAACGATTTTTAAAAAATATATAAACAGTGGTACACCTACAGAACAATACTGACGCTGTTTGAATTAAAAATTTACACACACAGAAAGGTCATCAGTCCAAAATCTTTTTTTTTTCTAAAAATAAAATAAAAATTTGCTCCAAGCCAAAGTTTGGAGCTGGTTTACAAGTGAAATAACCGAGGCAACATCGAACCGGGAACATCAGTCCAAAATCTTATACATTCATTCCATGCGATTTATTTCATCGATGTGTTACTTCCACATGTCCATGTCATTTAAAGGAGCCTTAGCTAATTGATCATCTCACGGAAGGTTAAGAGGAAGACTCAAGTCAATTACTTAGCTGGTGTTAAATATAGGGTTATATAAAGAAATACAGTATAAATTATGTCTGGAAAATTTTATATTGAACAAAAAAGGACGTTTTTCTTTTGAAGTGAACTCCATAATTGGACGAGACGCAAAGGCCAATTGGAAAAAAGAATTACATAAAAATTACATTAAACCCACAAAACTCAAGAATGCCGAAGTAAAAACGAAAAATAGGGGGTCAAAGAGCCCTATTGAAAACCTTTTGACCCGGTGAAAGGATGGCCATGGGATCAAACATAGCTTTCCTATCAACGAATCTCGACCATCGGTTTCCAAAGTGACGAATCCACTCCTCTCGAGACTTGTAATGAGGAAGATACAGTTTGAAATCTATTCCATTTTTGACACACCATTGAACAATCTCCTGATTTTGAGCCACCAACTTATCGACCGATGAAGCTTTAGCACCGGGAGGCACGAACCGAAGCAATGCCACAATGTAGAATATCTCTCCTTCCGGTAAAACCACGGAAGTACGGTCATCCCACCTGATAAAAATTAATCATTCATAGTTAATACTTAATACCACTACTAAATAGCAAAAAAGTCAATTATAAAATCATCAAGCCGAATATAAAAGGACTATCGGTCAATAAAGATAAAGTTAGGCAGCCACTTTGTCTCTTTGCAGTAATCCATTCGAATGATTTCATTTTCTTACGTCTACCGGTTAGTACCAGCAAATCTCGTTTTCCACATAAAGTAAAAAATCTTAAGACAAAACTAGCCTCGGATCCATACATCATAGCTCAGTAAAGTACAAAAAGATTGTCAACTAAAAAACGAAAATTAGTAAATAAAATTAACTGTAGCATATTGTGGGTCCCATTACCGTATCTTTGTCCCCACAGATTTCAACTTTCAGACACAACTCTTTCCCAATATGACGCTAACCTTAACGACGGCTGCAATCTAACTCCGTCACCCACCCAACCGTAATACCTAATACGGCATCGTATTACTAACCTTAAAACTATTGATTAACACGTGCCAGAATTAAAAAAAAACTTAACTAGACCGATCTTGTAATAAATGGTCTTCTTTAAGATAGATAGATTGCCTTGTCGAACCCAAAAAAGAAGAGATAAAAAATGGGTCCTAGTAATAAAAGAGAGATGGTGATATTCACCTGCTTCGCAAGAGTGGGTAGACCAGCATAGGCCCACCGACTCCATTCTTGACAAGCTCCTTGAAGACCTTCTGTTCGAAATCTCCGATGTCACGCTTCGACACGAAGAGGTTAAGCCAAGGGTGCGGCGTTTCCCACGTGCCGTTCACTTTTGCGATCTCCTCGGACCGTTTTACTCTCAGTAAAAAGTCAACGTAAGGCAGATCCACCTCGAACCTCAACCCTTCGTCAAATCTCAGCCGTCCGAGCAATCTCTCCATTCTCTTTCAATAAAGAAAAAAAAACAGGTCAGGGGTATTTTTCAGTACATATGTTTGGCAAGGATGAACAGATACATGCCACATAAAACGATGCTAGATTTTTAGTCATTTTTTGGGACCGGTTGATATCAAAACCATCAATGTTGTTTACTTGAGAACGTTAGCATATAAAAAATATAAATACAACTCTAACGCGTGACCAATGGACATGTCACAAGTGTGTCCTAACCTAAATAATTGAGGTAGAAAGGTAACTATGGGTTTCAATGAGAAATGAAGACAAAGGTCGTTTTCGTAATAACGTGGTGAAGAAGAGGGCACTTGAAAGAAAGAATCACATTTAATTTTAATTTTCTTTTGTCAGAAAATCCAAAATGGAAGATACATTACCCAATGTATGGTCAGTTTCATATTATGCAGTCAGACAAGAGACTGTATAATTCCCTTTCAACACCCTATTATATTTCCTTATTCATAAATTATATTATCTTTTTTTCTTTCACTATTTTTGAATCATATGCTATAATCATGGAGGTCGAGAAAACTCAAAGCGGTCCTGAATTAAATACGTGTCGAGTCAATATTAGCGAGAAAAAAACGGGCCCGTTTGTGGAACATCCGAAGCTTCCGCCACCGTCGGATCATAAAAATGAACGGTTGCTTTAACAGATTATTGTAGAGAGTTTGAAAGTTACCTTGTCGACGCTTGAGTTGGAGTCAGAGTCTCTATAGTGAAGAGCAAGTTCGAGGCAGTAAAGAACCGACCCGGAAGACTGTGGGAGTCGAGTCGGGTCAAAGTCTTGGTCTGGGTGGAGTGGAACTGTAGGCCAGCCGTTGACCGGGTCGTCTCCGTTGACGAACACGAAGCCCTCCACGTAATCAAACGAAGACTCGTCCTTCTGACTCACAAGCCACTCAGCGTCCCGAGTAAACTCGTCGAACTCGGCGTACACTATTCTTATCCACCTCACCTAATACAATCATTTATATAAAAATTAAAAATCAGTCATCATTCATTTTTTAAAAAATAAATCCAAATTCTCTGATTTTGATTGGATTAAATAAATATCAAATTGAGATTATAAAATATTATTTTAATTTTGGGGTTTTAAGTAATCACCATATCTGGTGCTGGCTGAAGCAAAACCCTAGCTCTGGTGATGATACCGAACTGGCCAAGACCACCTAAAACAGAGAAGAAGAGCTCTGAGTTCTCCATCTCCGAGCAAGTAACGACGTCTCCATTTCCCGTTACCACGTCTAGCTCCGTTACATTTGACGTCTGTGGACCGTAACGGAACGCTTGTCCACTAACGCCGGCATTAGACAACGTCCCGCCTACCGTCAACCCGAGGTAATCAGTCCACGACCTCGGCGCCAAGCCGTACTCCGAAACGCACCGCTTCAGCACATTTTCCCATAATGCCCCTCCGGAGACATCGACAAACGCCGTACCACCATAATGTCCAACCTCGAAATGATTCTCCGCCGTTGACCGCATATCTACGACAAGCCCTCCTTCCGCCATGGACTGGCCGTTGATCGAATGGCCGTTTCCACGGGCCGCCACCGTGAGTTTATCGGAACTCAGAGCTGCTCTCACCGCTCCGGCGATATCCTCCGATCCTACCGGTCTGACCACGGCAAGAGGCTTCACACAGTTCATGCCACCAAAGTCCTTCCCGGCGATATCGGCCGCAGCGCCGCCGCATAAGATTTCCCCTTGGATGTTGAGTGACTCAGAAACACCGTCGGAAGATTTGCCGGTGACGTTCAGGACGGAGGCAGCGTCGGACTCGTTGTCCAAGAAGTATGGCTCTATGTAAGCTATCATTCTTGTGTGTTGTTGTGTGATTAGCTATTCGAGAGACTCTAGCGTAGGTGGAAGCTTTTGGAACTAAACTCTTTTTTTTGTTTGTCTGTGGTGAGAGAAGCAGTGGCTTAGCTATAAATAGCCACTGAGTTCAGCATTAGGATTATTCTTATTTTACTGTTTGATTTTTTAAATTTCATTCGGCCGTTGAAATCAATATGTTATTTAATAATGTATTTTTGATTCGTTTTGTTGTTTAAACGAAGATATTGGATTTAATTATTGGAAAATTTGTTTTTTAGAGCAAAAAAAATGATAACTATGTCTTTTTAAACTAATCTCATATATTTTATGTTCTATTACGTTAACTATTTTCAAAACGGCAATAATGCCCTTAAAATTGTAATTTTTAAATATAATAAATAATGAGTTCGATCAAGCGGGAACGATCGATCCGAAATTACAAGGGCGAACAGATCGATCGATCCTGATCATTATGCAGAACAAAAAAAACGCGGAGCATATACTGATCGTTCTGGTCCATTTCACTCAATCAGCAAAAGTCGATTTCATACAGATCGACCGATCTCGAATTATAGACCGATCGATCCGTGGAAGCATAGATATGAATCATGGTAGAAATAATGTTAAAATTTTGTGAACAATCAATGAAATATAGAAGACGGCGTGAGAAGAAGGTTACCACTTTTTTTTTTGCTTTTTTGTTTTTTTTAAATCGATTTTTTCAAAATATGAAAGTGAATCTTTCCAAATATTTTGTTTCCATATTTTTAGGAACTGATTTCTTATCCGTAGAATACGGCTAATATGTAGAAATCGGTTTCTATAGGTTTTTAAAATTATAGTAATGTGTAGATTTTGGTTTCTACATGTTTTAGATTTACAGTAAATCTGTAGAAGTCAGTTTCTACGTGTTTTAGATTTATATTAATGTGTAGCTTTTGATTTCTGAAGATTTTAGATCGGTAGGTTAAACGCGGAATGTGTATTCTAAATATTTTTAGAATACTCCTATTTACGTAGATCACATATTCTAAACATTGTAGATTCAACGAAAAAAGTGGATTTCGTTTTCTACTTCGTAGAATGCTTTTTTTACTTTATTTAGAACAAAATCTAAATATTATGATTTAAACATTTTTAGAATTGAAAAAATATCACTAAGTTCATATAAGTATTTTATCAATAGTTACTATTTTTCAATTTTTTTTTGTTTGTAAAACTATTTATTAAATTTATTTTCAAAATATTAAAAGGTATTATAAATAAAAATGACACAAAATAGATATTATTCTAAAAAGACATAATTATCAATTTTTTTGCTCTAAAAACCAATTTTCCTGAGTTATGTGAAGATAACTAAAGGAGGAAAAAAAAGAAAAAGATTCAACGATTCTTAAAAGAATGGTTAAAGGATCCTCAAAATCTGTCCCGTGCCCAAAAAGAAAAAAAGCAGAAAATCTTTTTTTTTTTTTTTGGGCAAAAAGAAAGCAGAAAATCTAAGAAATTAATTGTGTAATAAAGTTGGTCTGTATGCTTACGGCATTATAAATACATGACGTAGTTATTGTTTTTTCATAAAAGCCAAGAAAATGAGTTTCCATCACCATAACTCAATGAGCTAGTTGAAACAATTGGCCAAACAAACAAGGGCAAACAAAGAGAACTGGTTGAAATAAATGTTTCCATTAAAATCATGTTTATTTTTAGATTGACGATTAACACAGATCCACAGATACAACAATGTACCTGATTGTTATTCTTCCGATGAAACATATGGGCATAGGTTAATCATTTCATTATAGTATACGTTACAGTTTTTTCTTTTTGTAAAACCAGTAGATGTTTTATTTTTTCAAGCGTACCTATCTTTGGTACAAATAAAGTTCTAATTTCCTTAACTGAAAATTTGTTTAATCCAGCAAACCTTAACACACAAGATACGGAGTAGATACTGTTTGCCAAAACAATTTGATGAAAATGTTAGCGATATGTCTGTAATCATTATTACTGATTGATATAATCAGTCTAACGCATGTAATGATTTCACATAAATTTGCGTATACTGTTCGCTAAACATGTTTCTGTGATTCTTTTAAATCAGTGAAATGGGTAGCTAGTATTTTGATTATAAAGTTTGGATATACAAGTATAATAATTATATTTTGGTTATAAAATAAATTTGGATTTGTGTTTAAGGTTGAGGGTGTTAATTTGTAGTTCATGTACTATTTGAATAGCTACAAATTATGATTAGTAGCTATTTAGCCACAAATATATATATATTTAAAAAAAAAAAATTGACTGTATTGTAGTTATTTGTGATTAGAAAATTCTAGCACAAAAATAAATATGGCTAAATACAATTTTCTGTAGTGTAACTATGTTTTTATGATAGCTTCTAAATTACTGAAATATGAAACAATCACTCCAAGAAATACCCCATAATTACACACCTAGGCATGCAGAAGGTAGTTCGGGTCGGGCAAAATCTCACCGAAGTGAACCAATTTTTTTTTGGTTCGGTTCAATTTTCAGTTAGCTCGGTTTAAAAAAAAAACTACCGAAGTTTTTTGTTTTCGGATAAATTTTTGATTTAAATTTAAAAAAAATTGGTTAATTTCGGTTAGTTCGATTATTTCTGTTCAAATTTTGTTAGTTTGGTTTGGTTATTTCGGTTAGTTTGTTTATCTTGATTCAAATTTTGGTTTGTTCAGTTGGAAATTTTGGTTAAAACTACTGTCTGGATTTTTTTTATAAAAAATGAATTAATCAGTTACCGAACCAAAATTCATTTTTTTAACAAATTGAATCAAACTAACCGAAAAATAAACTTTTTGGTTCATTTCGGCAACTTCGATTAATAATCTCAGCCCTAATTATACCATTACTCTTATATATGCTTATAAATTGGATTAGTCGATTCACTCATATTGTAAGTATATTGAGTTACATATATTCTTTCAAATTCAAACTTAAGTAAAAATAGCACTAACACTGTGATTGTAAGATATTATAGTCAGCTAAATATTATGAAAAAATATTTCAATAATAATAATTATAAATTATTTTAGTCAACTAAACATATAGCGGATTATGTTATTTAATTATTATATGTAATCATCTTATAAAATAGATAGATATAAGGAAAATATTTCTATTAATTTGAAGTATATAGTTATTTTATATAGTATAAAGTATGTTTTAAACTAATAATATTTATATTTTTAGTATCAAGATTATTTTTGTGAATTTTTTTATGAAATCACATTATATAAAAATATAATTTTTGTTTTCATCTAAGAAAAAATATAGATATAAAGAAAGTATTTTTATTACTTTGAAAGTATATTTTCTTTGTTAAAATATGTTTTAAACGTAATATTACTATTTTGTGAACTTTCCTTTTTAATGAAATCATATTATATATACATATATTTTCGTTTTTAAATTTGTTTTTAAACTTTATAAATGTTTTTTTATTATATATGTTATCTGGAAAATATAGAAAGGATACTACATAAAAAGTTAATAATTGTATTTAAATTAATTATTTTTGATTGATTTGTCGTAAGAATTAACGTGAGCGCGACATGTATGAAACTGACTTCTCAAATAATATTATAGAGATATGTGTAAAGCGGTTATATAAAAACGATAATAATATACTTCCTCCGTTCCATAATATAAGATGTTTTGAAGAAGATTGATGTTTCAAAATATAAGATGTTTTGATATTTTTAAAGTATTTTAACTTTATTGGAAACTGATTGACCAATAATATTTTACTGTATTATTTATGATTGGTTAATTTATTTTAAATTTATGCTATTAATGATATTATTTTCTAAAAAATTAAGTTTTTTAATTCTTGTGTTTTATGTAAAACATCTTATATTATGGAACTGAGGGAGTATGTACTTCGATGGACGATGGACGAGATAATACTAGGATGGGTAACTTTATAGGAAGTCTTCGTATTGCACTTTTTAGTGGCCATTCAGTTTAGTTTGTTTTTATTGTGAATTCAATAAAAGTGGAAGTTTCAATATTCTCAATATATAATCATCCACTAGCGTATGAATTAGAGTGAAATGGTTCCCGAGAGTTTTGGGATTAAAGTGAAGGTCATGTGGGAAAAAATATTGGACTAAACCTATATCAATAAGTCATGTTTTTAATTTAATATTTTTTCCGTTTCTGAATATACTATTTTTTTGTGTGTTTTCACGTAGATTAGAAAATAACTAATGCCCATTTTGCCTAATCTTTGTCTTTAATATGTTGGTACTTTTGCTACTAGATCTGTTAGAATATTACTCTTTCTCAATTTTTTTAGTTAGTTCTTAGAGAGAAAGAAAACTAACTTAAAAGAAAATCAGAAAAACAAATGTTAAAAATACTTAGGCAAGTAAATTTTAAGCAGATCCATCACATTAGATTCCATCTTCTTCTTGGGATGAAGCTCCTATTCATCATCATAGTCTGGCTTGTTCAAATCCAGTTCTTAGGTTGTGTATGATTTGATCCTGTAGACATCTCTCGATTTCACCTTTTAAGATTCTTTCTTCTAGTTTCATTTTTGCTTTCACGTTTTTTTTTTTTCATTATTTTTGGTATTTTCTTAAGTTTTTTCTTTGTACTTCAGAAAAAAAAAACTATAAAGAATAAAATGAAGTTGGTACAAAACCGAACGTTGCTCAAAAAAATTGTTTTTACTCATAAAGCATTTAAGAAGTTACCATGAATACACACTGACTGAATTAATTTTAAATGAAAAAACATTAATTGTATTAAACAAAATCTTTTTTTGTGGAACAAAGAAAAAATCCAAAAAATCGTATTTTCAGGAACGGTGGAAAGAAAATAGAGATATACAACTAAATTATTGTTCTAAAATAAAATGTTACTTTTGAATACCTTTTAAAATTTCAAAGGATAAGTACAATTTAAAAAGATAACATAGGATTATTTATACTTTTAGGAAAAAAAGGTAATCATTTTGTGTTGTTCCGGTAATAAACAGTAACGCGTTTTATTGAGTAATTTTATGCTATGTTCTCATTTATTTCACATGCATAAAATAAAACGTTAATAAATGACCCACACGTAGAACGACATTCGTCTCTCTAATCGCAACCTTCAATTATTGTGGGTTTACTATTGATTTATATACTGTAATAATCGTGGGGCATTCAAATTCACTTTATCATATGAATATAGCTGACTTAGGTATTAAAAGTTACAAAATAAATATCGTGACCGACTTAACATTAAAATGATGTAAAAGAGGACCGACTAAAGATTAAAATATAAAGATTTTAGGAGGACAATTCCTAAATCCCGCCCGAATTAAATTAACTAATTCCGGAATCCTGTCCCATAAAGTAGTTTAAAACACCAATGGAACCTAGTAAATATCCTATTCAGGTTATGAATAGGGAAGGCAGGAGAGAAGCGGATCCTATGGATTACCGGAGAACTACGTTTTAACTCCTCTTCACTATTTTCTGGTTTTAAAATTTGTTGTGCAGGAGATCCGCATGCAGATAATATTTTTTTGTCTTTTCTAGAAAAAAGACATATCTGCTACATGCAGTTTTGTATATTAGTATTTGGTGGTGGTTCACTCATTTTTTTTGACCGATAAATGATTTTATTACAAAATAATTATATATTTAATATTCTTATATAAAAAAACACATTTTCATTCTATTTAACTTACAACTTTTACAATACAAAATTTTTTAATTGTTTACTTATTTTTTTTTGTTAGAAAATTTATCTAAATTATTTATACGATGTGTGCGTTTTTTAATTATGTAAATGTATAATATTGTACTTAAATATATACATATATATATATATATATATATTAATGGAAGATAGACACATTTGGTCAATTGCTAATATTTTCATATTTTAATTTTAAAAATACAGTTTCATAATTTTAATGCAATATTTATTGTTATTTATGTATTGTATTTATATATTATGTATTTTATTGTAATTTTTATTATTTAAATATATACTCTATTTTTAAATTGTTTTTCTCATTATAAACTGTAATCAGACGTTAAAATTGTAACCTGATTCGATATCAAAATCATGTATTTTTAAATTCAAGTAAAAATTACAGTTCTTTAAAAAACATAAAAATTTCATATGTTTTTAATATCTGTCTAAATAAATTAGTTTTCCTCATATTTTATATCATTTAATTTTTTCATTTTC
It encodes:
- the LOC106319493 gene encoding cytokinin dehydrogenase 7, which translates into the protein MIAYIEPYFLDNESDAASVLNVTGKSSDGVSESLNIQGEILCGGAAADIAGKDFGGMNCVKPLAVVRPVGSEDIAGAVRAALSSDKLTVAARGNGHSINGQSMAEGGLVVDMRSTAENHFEVGHYGGTAFVDVSGGALWENVLKRCVSEYGLAPRSWTDYLGLTVGGTLSNAGVSGQAFRYGPQTSNVTELDVVTGNGDVVTCSEMENSELFFSVLGGLGQFGIITRARVLLQPAPDMVRWIRIVYAEFDEFTRDAEWLVSQKDESSFDYVEGFVFVNGDDPVNGWPTVPLHPDQDFDPTRLPQSSGSVLYCLELALHYRDSDSNSSVDKRMERLLGRLRFDEGLRFEVDLPYVDFLLRVKRSEEIAKVNGTWETPHPWLNLFVSKRDIGDFEQKVFKELVKNGVGGPMLVYPLLRSRWDDRTSVVLPEGEIFYIVALLRFVPPGAKASSVDKLVAQNQEIVQWCVKNGIDFKLYLPHYKSREEWIRHFGNRWSRFVDRKAMFDPMAILSPGQKVFNRAL